From Streptomyces cyaneogriseus subsp. noncyanogenus, the proteins below share one genomic window:
- a CDS encoding exonuclease SbcCD subunit D produces the protein MRILHTSDWHLGRAFHRVGMLGAQAAFIEHLVATVRERGVDAVVVSGDVYDRAVPPLAAVELFDDTLHRLAALGVPTVMISGNHDSARRLGVGAGLIGRAGVHLRTEPAACGTPVVLADEHGEVAFYGLPYLEPALVRDEFGVEKAAHEAVLAAAMDRVRADLAARAPGTRSVVLAHAFVTGGEPSDSERDITVGGVAAVPAGIFAGVDYVALGHLHGCQTITERIRYSGSPLPYSFSEAGHRKSMWLVDLGPGGALGAERIDCPVPRPLARLRGTLEELLADPALARHEEAWVEATLTDPVRPADPMARLTERFPHTLSLVFAPERADGDPETSYARRLADRSDQEIAEDFVAHVRGTGPDARERAVLRDAFDAVRADDTVREAV, from the coding sequence GTGAGGATTCTGCACACGTCCGACTGGCATCTGGGCCGGGCGTTCCACCGGGTGGGCATGCTCGGGGCCCAGGCCGCTTTCATCGAGCACCTCGTCGCCACCGTGCGGGAGCGCGGCGTGGACGCCGTGGTGGTGTCGGGCGACGTGTACGACCGGGCGGTGCCGCCGCTGGCCGCCGTCGAGCTCTTCGACGACACCCTGCACCGCCTCGCCGCCCTCGGTGTGCCCACGGTGATGATCTCCGGGAACCACGACTCCGCCCGCCGGCTCGGCGTGGGCGCCGGACTGATCGGCCGGGCCGGCGTCCACCTGCGGACCGAGCCCGCGGCGTGCGGCACCCCGGTGGTGCTGGCAGACGAGCACGGGGAGGTGGCCTTCTACGGGCTGCCGTACCTCGAACCCGCGCTGGTGAGGGACGAGTTCGGCGTCGAGAAGGCGGCGCACGAGGCGGTGCTCGCCGCCGCCATGGACCGGGTCCGCGCCGACCTCGCCGCCCGCGCCCCCGGCACCCGCTCCGTCGTCCTCGCCCACGCCTTCGTCACCGGCGGGGAGCCCAGCGACAGCGAACGGGACATCACCGTCGGCGGGGTGGCCGCGGTGCCCGCCGGGATCTTCGCCGGCGTCGACTACGTGGCCCTCGGCCATCTGCACGGCTGCCAGACCATCACCGAGCGGATCCGCTACTCCGGCTCCCCGCTGCCGTACTCCTTCTCCGAGGCCGGCCACCGCAAGAGCATGTGGCTCGTCGACCTCGGCCCCGGCGGCGCGCTCGGCGCGGAGCGGATCGACTGCCCCGTACCGCGCCCGCTGGCCCGCCTGCGGGGGACCCTGGAGGAACTGCTCGCCGACCCCGCGCTGGCGCGGCACGAGGAGGCGTGGGTCGAGGCGACGCTCACCGACCCGGTGCGCCCGGCCGACCCCATGGCGCGGCTCACCGAACGGTTCCCGCACACGCTCAGCCTCGTCTTCGCCCCCGAGCGCGCCGACGGGGACCCCGAGACCTCCTACGCCCGGCGCCTGGCCGACCGCAGCGACCAGGAGATCGCCGAGGACTTCGTCGCCCACGTCCGCGGCACCGGGCCCGACGCCCGGGAGCGGGCCGTGCTGCGCGACGCCTTCGACGCGGTCCGCGCGGACGACACCGTGCGCGAGGCCGTCTGA
- a CDS encoding peptidase inhibitor family I36 protein, whose translation MRKTIATAAGLLLAAGATLAAVPATAQAAPCARGSFCAWTDANFGGLGVSWTGDDGWWEGNIADQDSSWANHGISGPGIKDHVKVYASAWQGGGVTICLAPGQEVGYHPGANDRGDSHIWASRC comes from the coding sequence ATGCGCAAGACCATCGCCACCGCGGCCGGACTGCTCCTCGCCGCCGGCGCCACCCTGGCCGCCGTACCCGCCACGGCACAGGCCGCCCCCTGCGCCCGCGGCAGCTTCTGCGCCTGGACCGACGCCAACTTCGGCGGTCTGGGGGTGAGCTGGACCGGCGACGACGGCTGGTGGGAGGGGAACATCGCCGACCAGGACAGCTCGTGGGCCAACCACGGCATCTCCGGGCCGGGCATCAAGGACCACGTCAAGGTCTACGCCAGCGCCTGGCAGGGCGGCGGGGTCACCATCTGCCTCGCCCCCGGCCAGGAGGTCGGCTACCACCCCGGCGCCAACGACCGCGGCGACTCCCACATCTGGGCCTCCCGCTGCTGA
- a CDS encoding ABC transporter substrate-binding protein produces the protein MSSTRLCIGVVAPLTGRLAPLGRPLAYVLRALAPRLRQVDNGGRRHEVAIAVRDSRSEPEAARQAVRELVTADRANLVLTLAGTRVLPAVADTCEQLGVPCLSTTFPWQAYVRARGADPAHRFRWTYHFAWGLDDIAAVFASLWERVEGRHAVGCLWNDDLQGTLLRDERYGFAPVTSARGHALVDLGPYREPADDFAAQVERMREHGVDVITSASTATDLALFHRQARRAGLRPRLITCSRWLTYPHTHTTPAPDVHAELGDARVATLVYWSPGHPYRSSLDGSTCADLAHAYRQDTGECWLQPLGLAHALVETAHHALATADDPTDRASVAGALAGARLDTIAGPLDWTSGPTPNTALVRLVGGQWHPGPQGPRLAVVANEGNPEVPLTGDLTPV, from the coding sequence ATGTCGTCGACGCGCTTGTGCATCGGTGTGGTGGCGCCGCTGACGGGGCGGCTCGCCCCGCTGGGGAGGCCGCTGGCGTACGTGCTGCGCGCGCTGGCGCCCCGGCTGCGGCAGGTGGACAACGGCGGCCGCCGTCACGAGGTGGCGATCGCCGTGCGGGACAGCCGCTCCGAACCCGAGGCGGCCCGGCAGGCGGTGCGCGAGCTGGTCACCGCCGACCGGGCGAACCTCGTGCTCACCCTGGCCGGGACCCGGGTGCTGCCCGCCGTCGCCGACACCTGCGAGCAACTGGGGGTGCCGTGCCTGTCGACCACGTTCCCCTGGCAGGCGTACGTCCGGGCCCGCGGCGCCGATCCCGCGCACCGCTTCCGCTGGACGTACCACTTCGCCTGGGGCCTGGACGACATCGCCGCCGTCTTCGCCTCGCTGTGGGAGCGGGTCGAGGGCCGGCACGCCGTCGGCTGCCTGTGGAACGACGACCTGCAAGGCACCCTGTTGCGGGACGAGCGGTACGGCTTCGCCCCGGTGACCTCCGCGCGCGGGCACGCCCTGGTCGACCTCGGCCCCTACCGGGAGCCGGCCGACGACTTCGCCGCGCAGGTCGAGCGGATGCGCGAGCACGGCGTCGATGTGATCACCAGCGCCTCCACCGCCACCGACCTGGCCCTCTTCCACCGCCAGGCCCGCCGGGCAGGGCTGCGGCCCCGGCTGATCACCTGCTCGCGCTGGCTCACCTACCCGCACACCCACACCACGCCCGCCCCGGACGTCCACGCCGAGCTCGGCGACGCGCGCGTGGCGACCCTGGTCTACTGGAGCCCCGGCCACCCCTACCGCTCCAGCCTGGACGGCAGCACCTGCGCCGACCTCGCCCACGCCTACCGGCAGGACACCGGCGAGTGCTGGCTGCAGCCCCTCGGTCTGGCCCACGCCCTGGTGGAGACCGCCCACCACGCCCTGGCCACCGCGGACGACCCCACCGACCGCGCCTCCGTCGCCGGGGCGCTCGCCGGCGCCCGCCTCGACACCATCGCCGGCCCGCTCGACTGGACCTCGGGCCCCACCCCCAACACCGCTCTGGTGCGCCTGGTCGGCGGGCAGTGGCACCCCGGCCCGCAGGGCCCGCGCCTCGCCGTCGTCGCCAACGAGGGCAACCCCGAGGTGCCGCTCACCGGCGACCTGACACCGGTGTGA
- a CDS encoding YigZ family protein — MQDEYRTVARAGVHETEINRSRFLCALAPAATEQEAQDFIAAVRKEHADATHNCWAYVIGADAAVQKASDDGEPGGTAGVPMLQMLLRRDMRYVVAVVTRYYGGVKLGAGGLIRAYGGTVGEALDAVGTITRRRFRLATVTVDHQRAGKLQNDLRATGRMVRDVRYGEAVTIEIGLPDADVDAFRAWLADATAGTAGFEPGGEAYGDA; from the coding sequence ATGCAGGACGAGTACCGCACCGTCGCCCGCGCGGGCGTGCACGAAACAGAGATCAACCGCTCCCGTTTCCTGTGCGCCCTCGCCCCGGCGGCCACCGAGCAGGAGGCGCAGGACTTCATCGCGGCCGTGCGCAAGGAGCACGCGGACGCCACGCACAACTGCTGGGCGTACGTCATCGGCGCCGACGCCGCCGTCCAGAAGGCCAGCGACGACGGCGAACCCGGCGGCACCGCCGGGGTGCCCATGCTCCAGATGCTGCTGCGCCGCGACATGCGGTACGTCGTCGCCGTCGTCACCCGCTACTACGGCGGCGTCAAGCTGGGCGCCGGGGGACTCATCCGGGCCTACGGCGGGACGGTCGGCGAGGCCCTCGACGCCGTCGGCACGATCACCCGCCGCCGGTTCCGCCTGGCCACGGTGACCGTCGACCACCAGCGGGCCGGCAAGCTCCAGAACGACCTGCGCGCGACCGGCCGCATGGTGCGGGACGTGCGCTACGGCGAGGCCGTGACCATCGAGATCGGCCTTCCGGACGCCGATGTGGACGCCTTCCGCGCCTGGCTCGCGGACGCGACCGCCGGGACGGCCGGCTTCGAGCCGGGCGGGGAGGCGTACGGGGACGCCTGA
- a CDS encoding CoA-binding protein, with product MYGDEATVRKILTELGDTWAVVGLSSNRRRPAWGVAEVLQRFGKRVVPVHPKAETVHGEPGYARLADVPFEVDVVDVFVNSDLAGAVADEAVAKGAKGVWFQLGVVDEAAYARTRAAGLEMVMDRCPAIEIPRLG from the coding sequence GTGTACGGCGACGAGGCAACGGTCCGCAAGATCCTCACCGAGCTCGGCGACACCTGGGCGGTGGTGGGCCTGTCGTCCAACCGGCGGCGCCCGGCCTGGGGCGTCGCCGAGGTGCTCCAGCGCTTCGGCAAGCGCGTCGTGCCCGTGCATCCCAAGGCGGAGACGGTGCACGGCGAGCCGGGGTACGCCCGTCTCGCGGACGTCCCCTTCGAGGTGGACGTCGTCGACGTGTTCGTCAACAGCGACCTGGCCGGAGCGGTCGCCGACGAGGCGGTGGCCAAGGGCGCCAAGGGGGTCTGGTTCCAGCTCGGCGTGGTCGACGAGGCCGCCTACGCGCGGACGCGGGCCGCCGGTCTGGAGATGGTCATGGACCGCTGCCCGGCGATCGAGATCCCGCGCCTGGGCTGA
- a CDS encoding 4-hydroxybenzoate 3-monooxygenase, whose amino-acid sequence MTSPSSSHAPAGDRQRFPVVIVGAGPAGLTVGNILRAAGVDCLVLEAETREFIEQRPRAGFVEEWAVRGLRARGLAEELLERAPTQTECEFRVDGARHRFRYTELTGHRHFVCPQPLLVTELVREYADVRGGAIAFGVRDVRLHGIGTDRPSVSYRCADTGERRVVDCDFVAGCDGARGVTRTALPAERTSRHDYGIGWLALLAEAPPSSDCVVFGIHPGGFAAHMARSPQVTRYYLECPSGDDPDNWPHERVWAELRRRLAATGAEPLTEGRLIEKRVLEMHNYVVEPMVSGRLFLAGDAAHLTAPIAAKGMNLALHDAFLLGDALAARLTTGDEQGLRGYGAASLRRVWQYQEFSLWLSDVFHGASSGDPFRAGTTLARLRRLLASPPAAAAFADLYIGKNADH is encoded by the coding sequence ATGACCTCCCCGTCCTCCTCTCACGCCCCCGCCGGTGACCGGCAGCGGTTCCCGGTCGTCATCGTCGGCGCCGGCCCGGCCGGACTGACCGTCGGCAACATCCTGCGCGCCGCGGGCGTCGACTGCCTGGTGCTGGAGGCGGAGACCCGGGAGTTCATCGAGCAGCGGCCGCGCGCGGGTTTCGTCGAGGAGTGGGCCGTGCGCGGCCTGCGGGCGCGGGGCCTGGCGGAGGAGTTGCTGGAGCGCGCGCCGACGCAGACCGAGTGCGAGTTCCGGGTCGACGGCGCCCGGCACCGGTTCCGGTACACCGAGCTGACCGGACACCGTCACTTCGTCTGCCCGCAGCCGCTGCTGGTGACGGAGCTGGTCCGCGAGTACGCGGACGTGCGGGGCGGCGCGATCGCCTTCGGCGTGCGGGACGTACGGCTGCACGGCATCGGCACGGACCGGCCGTCGGTGTCGTACCGGTGCGCGGACACCGGCGAACGGCGGGTGGTGGACTGCGACTTCGTCGCCGGGTGCGACGGGGCGCGCGGGGTGACGCGGACCGCGCTGCCGGCGGAGCGGACCTCGCGGCACGACTACGGGATCGGCTGGCTGGCGCTGCTGGCCGAGGCGCCGCCGTCCTCCGACTGCGTCGTCTTCGGCATCCATCCCGGGGGCTTCGCCGCGCACATGGCCCGCAGTCCGCAGGTGACCCGCTACTACCTCGAATGCCCCTCCGGCGACGACCCGGACAACTGGCCGCACGAACGGGTGTGGGCCGAGCTGCGCAGGCGCCTGGCCGCCACCGGCGCCGAGCCGCTCACCGAGGGCCGGCTGATCGAGAAGCGCGTCCTGGAGATGCACAACTACGTGGTCGAGCCCATGGTGTCCGGCCGCCTCTTCCTCGCCGGGGACGCGGCCCACCTCACCGCGCCGATCGCCGCCAAGGGCATGAATCTGGCCCTGCACGACGCCTTCCTGCTGGGGGACGCGCTGGCCGCCCGGCTCACCACGGGCGACGAGCAGGGCCTGCGGGGCTACGGCGCGGCGAGTCTGCGGCGCGTATGGCAGTACCAGGAGTTCTCGCTGTGGCTGTCCGACGTGTTCCACGGCGCCTCCTCGGGCGACCCGTTCCGCGCCGGTACCACGCTGGCCCGGCTCCGCCGCCTGCTGGCCTCCCCTCCGGCGGCGGCCGCCTTCGCCGACCTGTACATCGGCAAGAACGCCGACCACTGA
- a CDS encoding YbaK/EbsC family protein, whose protein sequence is MHAPIGHFDSARPAPDCLGELTRPVADAVRHWRGSVPADQIVYVDTDPQWADTAVFVEHYGRELLEQSANCVVVTGRRGGETTLAACVVLSTTRVDVNGAVRRHLGARKASFAPMDTATGETGMEYGGITPVGLPEGWPVLVDPAVVDLPYVLVGSGRRRGKLLVPGKAFAELPGAVVLEGLGVA, encoded by the coding sequence ATGCACGCACCCATCGGACACTTCGACAGCGCCCGGCCCGCACCCGACTGCCTCGGCGAACTGACCCGCCCGGTCGCCGACGCGGTGCGCCACTGGCGCGGCAGCGTTCCCGCCGACCAGATCGTCTACGTCGACACCGACCCGCAGTGGGCCGACACCGCCGTCTTCGTCGAGCACTACGGCCGCGAGCTGCTCGAACAGTCCGCCAACTGCGTCGTGGTCACGGGCAGGCGCGGCGGCGAGACCACGCTCGCGGCCTGCGTGGTGCTCTCGACCACCCGGGTCGACGTCAACGGGGCCGTCCGCCGGCACCTGGGCGCCCGCAAGGCGTCGTTCGCCCCCATGGACACGGCCACGGGGGAGACGGGCATGGAGTACGGCGGCATCACCCCGGTGGGCCTGCCCGAGGGCTGGCCGGTCCTGGTGGACCCGGCCGTCGTCGACCTGCCGTACGTCCTGGTCGGCAGCGGACGCCGGCGCGGCAAGCTGCTGGTGCCGGGCAAGGCCTTCGCCGAGCTGCCCGGAGCGGTGGTACTGGAGGGGCTGGGCGTGGCATGA
- a CDS encoding helix-turn-helix domain-containing protein: protein MSDLDLLTQSLARNVKRWRTERGFTLEALAARAGVSRGMLIQIEQARTNPSLGTVVKIGDALGVSITTLLDYEQGPRVRVVPAEQAVRLWHTDAGSYNRLLAGTEAPGPLEMWDWRLMPGESSPSDPHLSGTFELVHVTAGELTLTVDGVEYRVPEGASASFEADTPHVYGNDGEVPMEMIMAVSVPPVR, encoded by the coding sequence GTGTCGGACCTCGATCTGCTGACCCAGTCCCTGGCGCGCAACGTCAAACGCTGGCGCACCGAGCGCGGCTTCACCCTGGAGGCGCTCGCCGCCCGCGCCGGGGTCAGCCGCGGCATGCTCATCCAGATCGAGCAGGCCCGCACCAACCCCAGCCTCGGCACGGTCGTCAAGATCGGCGACGCCCTCGGCGTCAGCATCACCACCCTGCTCGACTACGAGCAGGGCCCCCGGGTCCGCGTCGTCCCCGCCGAGCAGGCCGTCCGGCTCTGGCACACCGACGCCGGCAGCTACAACCGGCTGCTGGCGGGCACCGAGGCGCCCGGGCCGCTGGAGATGTGGGACTGGCGGCTCATGCCGGGCGAGAGCAGCCCGTCCGACCCGCACCTGTCCGGCACCTTCGAACTCGTGCACGTCACGGCCGGCGAACTGACCCTCACCGTCGACGGCGTGGAATACCGCGTCCCCGAGGGCGCCAGCGCCTCCTTCGAGGCCGACACCCCGCACGTCTACGGCAACGACGGCGAGGTGCCCATGGAGATGATCATGGCCGTCTCGGTCCCGCCCGTGCGCTGA
- a CDS encoding EamA family transporter: protein MTALFALATSFLWGLADFGGGLLSRRTPALTVVVVSQCVAVAVLGAIVAATGGWSEASPRLWFAVGAGLVGPVAMLAFYKALALGPMGVVSPLGSLGVAVPVGVGLALGERPGPAQFAGILVAVAGVVLAGGPQLRGAPVQRQAVVLTLVAAFGFGAVMALIAEASTTVTGLFLALFVQRVTNIVVGGAALCVSVRRGGAALPPDGFPWRSLPALAFVGLADVAANGTYSMAARHGPVTVAAVLASLYPVVTALAARGFLNERLRAVQAAGAGLALAGTVLLAAG, encoded by the coding sequence ATGACAGCTCTCTTCGCGCTGGCCACGAGCTTCCTGTGGGGGCTGGCCGACTTCGGCGGCGGGCTGCTGAGCCGGCGCACCCCCGCCCTCACCGTGGTCGTCGTCTCCCAGTGCGTCGCGGTCGCCGTGCTCGGGGCGATCGTGGCGGCCACCGGCGGCTGGAGCGAGGCGAGCCCGCGGCTGTGGTTCGCGGTGGGCGCCGGCCTGGTCGGCCCGGTGGCGATGCTCGCCTTCTACAAGGCACTGGCCCTCGGCCCCATGGGCGTCGTCTCCCCGCTCGGCTCGCTGGGCGTGGCCGTCCCGGTCGGTGTGGGACTGGCGCTGGGCGAGCGTCCGGGGCCGGCGCAGTTCGCCGGGATCCTGGTGGCCGTCGCCGGTGTCGTCCTCGCGGGCGGCCCGCAGCTCCGGGGCGCCCCGGTCCAGCGGCAGGCCGTGGTCCTCACGCTGGTCGCGGCGTTCGGCTTCGGTGCGGTGATGGCCCTGATCGCGGAGGCGTCGACCACCGTCACCGGCCTCTTCCTCGCCCTGTTCGTGCAGCGGGTCACCAACATCGTGGTGGGCGGTGCGGCCCTGTGCGTCTCCGTGCGGCGCGGCGGCGCCGCCCTCCCGCCGGACGGCTTCCCGTGGCGCTCGCTCCCGGCGCTCGCCTTCGTGGGTCTCGCGGACGTCGCGGCGAACGGCACGTACTCCATGGCCGCCCGGCACGGCCCGGTCACGGTCGCCGCGGTGCTCGCCTCCCTCTACCCGGTGGTGACGGCGCTCGCCGCGCGCGGCTTCCTGAACGAACGGCTGCGCGCCGTCCAGGCGGCGGGCGCGGGGCTCGCGCTGGCGGGCACGGTCCTGCTGGCGGCGGGCTGA
- a CDS encoding acyltransferase, whose protein sequence is MPKPKNTYPSWRRRLAQRAVHAGWAWVQRTGSVTAEHPGPFRFGALGTGTRLAFPLGTVFGEPWIHLGAHCIIGEQVTLTAGLMPDLDLGPEPILRIGDGVVLGRGSHVIADTTVTIGSDCYFGPYVYVTSTNHSYDDPHEPIGKQWPRMEPVSIGPGCWIGTGAVILPGARIGRNVVVAAGAVVRGTVPDHSVVAGAPARVVRRWTPADGWQPPLRTPAPVPIPEGITPQQLRALADAATGETAARPAGAEAEA, encoded by the coding sequence GTGCCGAAGCCCAAGAACACGTATCCGTCCTGGCGGCGCCGCCTCGCGCAGCGCGCCGTGCACGCGGGGTGGGCCTGGGTGCAGCGCACGGGATCGGTCACCGCCGAGCATCCCGGGCCCTTCCGCTTCGGCGCGCTGGGCACCGGCACCCGGCTCGCCTTCCCGCTCGGCACGGTCTTCGGCGAACCGTGGATCCACCTGGGCGCCCACTGCATCATCGGCGAGCAGGTCACCCTCACCGCCGGGCTCATGCCCGACCTCGACCTCGGCCCCGAGCCGATCCTGCGCATCGGCGACGGGGTCGTCCTGGGCCGCGGCAGCCATGTCATCGCCGACACGACCGTCACCATCGGCAGCGACTGCTACTTCGGGCCGTACGTCTACGTCACCTCCACCAACCACTCCTACGACGATCCCCACGAGCCCATCGGCAAGCAGTGGCCCCGGATGGAGCCGGTGTCGATCGGGCCCGGCTGCTGGATCGGCACCGGCGCGGTGATCCTGCCCGGAGCACGGATCGGGCGGAACGTGGTGGTGGCCGCGGGCGCCGTGGTCCGCGGCACGGTGCCCGACCACAGCGTGGTGGCGGGGGCCCCCGCCCGGGTCGTACGGCGCTGGACCCCCGCCGACGGCTGGCAGCCGCCGCTGCGGACGCCGGCCCCGGTGCCGATCCCGGAGGGGATCACACCGCAGCAGTTGCGGGCGCTGGCCGACGCGGCCACCGGGGAGACGGCGGCGCGCCCGGCCGGGGCGGAGGCGGAGGCGTAG
- a CDS encoding gamma carbonic anhydrase family protein encodes MTHNALITGIGGKEPKVDAEAFVAPTSSVIGDVTLHAGASVWYGAVLRGDVERIAVGASSNVQDNCTLHADPGFPVTVGERVSIGHNAVVHGATVEDDCLIGMGATVLNGAVIGAGSLVAAQALVPQGMRVPPGSLVAGVPAKVKRQLTDEERQGITLNGTMYAELAEAHREVHGRP; translated from the coding sequence ATGACGCACAACGCGCTGATCACGGGCATCGGCGGCAAGGAACCGAAGGTGGACGCGGAGGCGTTCGTGGCGCCGACGTCCTCGGTGATCGGGGACGTGACGCTGCACGCGGGGGCCAGCGTGTGGTACGGGGCGGTGCTCCGCGGCGACGTCGAGCGGATCGCGGTCGGCGCGAGCAGCAACGTGCAGGACAACTGCACCCTCCACGCCGACCCGGGCTTCCCCGTCACCGTCGGCGAGCGCGTCTCCATCGGGCACAACGCGGTGGTGCACGGCGCGACCGTCGAGGACGACTGCCTGATCGGCATGGGCGCCACCGTCCTCAACGGCGCGGTGATCGGCGCCGGTTCCCTGGTCGCCGCCCAGGCCCTGGTCCCGCAGGGCATGCGGGTGCCGCCGGGCTCGCTGGTCGCGGGGGTGCCGGCGAAGGTGAAGCGGCAGCTCACGGACGAGGAGCGCCAGGGCATCACGCTGAACGGGACGATGTACGCGGAGCTGGCCGAGGCGCACCGCGAGGTCCATGGCCGGCCCTGA
- a CDS encoding DedA family protein has product MHVQEWLDTVPAAAVYAVVGLVIGLESLGIPLPGEIILVSAALLSSQHAGIDPLILGACASAGAVIGDSIGYAIGRKGGRPLLAWLGRKFPGHFSEGHVATAERSFQKWGMWAVFFGRFVALLRIFAGPLAGVLRMPYWKFLTANVLGGILWAGGTTAVIYYVGIVAESWLKRFSWLGLVAAVLVGLVSMLVLKRRARSALPGRAAAEPETVPATD; this is encoded by the coding sequence TTGCACGTCCAGGAGTGGCTCGACACCGTGCCCGCGGCGGCCGTCTACGCCGTCGTGGGGCTGGTCATCGGTCTGGAGAGCCTGGGCATCCCGCTGCCGGGCGAGATCATCCTGGTGTCGGCGGCACTGCTGTCCTCCCAGCACGCCGGCATCGACCCCCTGATCCTCGGCGCGTGCGCCAGCGCCGGCGCCGTGATCGGCGACTCCATCGGCTACGCCATCGGCCGCAAGGGCGGACGGCCGCTGCTGGCCTGGCTGGGGAGGAAGTTCCCCGGACACTTCAGCGAGGGGCATGTCGCCACCGCCGAGCGGTCCTTCCAGAAGTGGGGCATGTGGGCGGTCTTCTTCGGCCGCTTCGTCGCCCTGCTGCGCATCTTCGCCGGCCCGCTCGCGGGCGTGCTGCGGATGCCGTACTGGAAGTTCCTGACCGCCAACGTGCTCGGCGGCATCCTCTGGGCGGGCGGCACCACCGCCGTCATCTACTACGTCGGCATCGTCGCCGAGTCCTGGCTCAAGCGCTTCTCCTGGCTGGGCCTGGTGGCCGCCGTGCTGGTCGGCCTGGTCTCGATGCTGGTGCTCAAGCGCCGGGCCAGGTCGGCGCTGCCCGGCCGGGCGGCGGCCGAACCGGAGACGGTCCCGGCCACCGACTGA
- a CDS encoding DUF4442 domain-containing protein: MSIGEMLAATVPMVRTLNLEYLETTPEKAVLALPDQSEYRNHVGGPHAGAMFTLGESASGAVVLAAFGDQLSRAVPLPVKAEIAFKKVALGPVTATATLDRPIAEVVAELDAGTRPEFPVSVAIRREDGAVTGEMTVVWTLRPNR; this comes from the coding sequence ATGTCGATCGGCGAGATGCTCGCCGCCACGGTGCCGATGGTTCGCACCCTGAACCTCGAGTACCTGGAGACCACGCCCGAGAAGGCCGTACTGGCCCTCCCGGACCAGAGCGAGTACCGCAACCACGTCGGCGGCCCGCACGCCGGGGCCATGTTCACCCTCGGCGAGTCGGCCAGCGGCGCGGTCGTCCTGGCCGCCTTCGGCGACCAGCTCTCGCGCGCCGTGCCACTGCCGGTCAAGGCCGAGATCGCCTTCAAGAAGGTCGCGCTGGGACCCGTCACCGCCACGGCGACGCTGGACCGCCCGATCGCCGAGGTCGTCGCCGAACTCGACGCGGGCACCCGCCCGGAGTTCCCGGTGAGCGTCGCCATCCGGCGCGAGGACGGCGCCGTCACCGGGGAGATGACGGTCGTGTGGACCCTGCGCCCCAACCGCTGA